In Nitrospira sp., a single genomic region encodes these proteins:
- the galU gene encoding UTP--glucose-1-phosphate uridylyltransferase GalU, which produces MSRSNVRKAIIPAAGMGTRFLPATKASPKEMLPLVDKPLIQYAVEEAVASGIEDIIVVTGRGKRAIEDHFDRSVELEENLKGNGKAQLLSQMRHISNLANFCYVRQSEALGLGHAVLCAQRLIGDEPFAVILGDEIIDAQVPGLAQLIHTYKRRNGAVLGVQEVPHQEVNRYGIVSPGKLATGLHRVLDVVEKPSPADAPSNLAVIGRYVLPPEVFPILRKTRPGKNGEIQLTDALKELARAQPMYALEIQGQRYDAGDKLGFLIATVEFALKNPALGSEFADYLHARMTPRKGQRRPRARKG; this is translated from the coding sequence ATGTCGCGTTCGAACGTCCGCAAGGCCATCATTCCCGCCGCGGGAATGGGCACCAGATTCCTCCCCGCCACCAAGGCCTCGCCCAAGGAAATGTTACCGCTGGTCGACAAGCCGCTGATCCAGTACGCGGTGGAAGAAGCCGTCGCCTCCGGCATCGAAGACATCATCGTGGTGACGGGCCGGGGCAAGCGGGCCATCGAAGACCACTTCGACCGTTCGGTTGAATTGGAAGAAAATCTCAAGGGCAACGGCAAAGCCCAGCTGCTCAGCCAGATGCGGCACATCTCCAATCTGGCCAACTTCTGCTACGTCCGGCAATCCGAAGCGCTCGGCTTGGGGCATGCGGTGCTCTGCGCGCAACGGCTGATCGGCGACGAGCCGTTCGCCGTCATCCTCGGCGACGAGATCATCGACGCCCAAGTGCCCGGGCTGGCCCAGCTCATCCACACCTACAAGCGCCGGAACGGCGCGGTGCTCGGAGTCCAGGAGGTCCCCCACCAGGAAGTGAACCGCTACGGCATCGTCTCTCCGGGAAAGCTCGCCACCGGACTGCACCGGGTGCTCGACGTGGTCGAGAAGCCGTCGCCCGCGGACGCGCCGTCGAACCTCGCCGTCATCGGCCGGTACGTGCTGCCTCCGGAGGTGTTTCCGATCCTGCGAAAGACCAGACCCGGCAAGAACGGCGAGATCCAGCTCACGGACGCCCTGAAGGAGCTGGCGCGCGCCCAGCCGATGTACGCCTTGGAGATCCAAGGGCAGCGGTACGACGCCGGCGACAAGCTGGGCTTCCTCATCGCGACGGTGGAGTTCGCGTTGAAGAACCCCGCACTCGGCTCGGAATTCGCCGACTACCTTCACGCGCGGATGACGCCCCGGAAGGGACAGCGCCGACCCCGCGCCCGCAAGGGCTGA
- the bamA gene encoding outer membrane protein assembly factor BamA, whose protein sequence is MAAVSNGFGSTLPATEAPTQVAVTRSSPVECALIASVVYAWSITSVREGLAADSTWLLLVALLCGVALAVEVLAQSNGIKVTSIDVRGNKKIELQAIAGRLTLKVGDPYTPENVRGQIKILYDTGYFEDVQVETESVAEGIGLTFLVREKPFITEIVFDGNEELSDDKLKEKITIKNQAFLDQQQAKESAEKVRLAYQEDGFFDCQVIPVVQTLDEDRKRLTFFVKEGEKAKVKTVNFEGLRAATKDEMFKVMATREWVPWYGLVTQLKLPSFVSDAGVLKREEMNNDVERIKEILLNRGYLNAQVGLPAVELSEDKKWFNVTYPIVEGEPFTVAEVAFRGNTVFEEPELREKLKIKEGEIFQRQKIRDEVTRLTDLYGSKGYAFADVVPNVTPRPEERTAVITLNIREGEMMRIRQININGNEKTKDNVIRRELRVDEQDVIDTPSLKRSFQRLNNLNFFETVEILPQQVDADKVDLNVRVKEKATGQFSVGGGFSTLDRLVAIADITEGNIGGNGWMGRIRGQLGQQRTLGLITFRNPYLNDSLTSMQLDVFRSMTNYITYFERKAGASITFGRWLSEYVTGSFSLVAEQLNFSDPIAGAPEVVLQQLGTQTTTGFRTSLARDTRDYYLDPRTGWRTSVGFDLGTPYLGGTNNFIKYFVDVIKYTPLPMDTRFSFRARYGAAEGLHGKPVPLTELFFVGGINTMRGFVFGRAGPVTESGSLLGAARELIFNNDFIFTISSEAKLNGVIFFDYGKGFAAGEQVSFDLRPAAGLEGRWISPFGPLRAAYGINLDPRPGERKGVFEFTIGSLF, encoded by the coding sequence ATGGCCGCCGTCAGCAATGGTTTTGGATCGACGTTGCCTGCGACGGAAGCCCCGACACAGGTTGCCGTTACACGTTCGAGCCCGGTGGAGTGTGCGCTGATCGCGTCGGTCGTCTATGCATGGAGCATCACATCAGTGAGGGAGGGGCTCGCAGCCGATTCAACCTGGCTCCTGCTGGTCGCTCTGCTGTGCGGCGTCGCGCTGGCGGTCGAAGTTCTAGCCCAGTCGAACGGGATCAAAGTCACCTCGATCGACGTTCGCGGGAACAAGAAGATCGAGCTGCAAGCCATAGCCGGTCGGCTCACGCTGAAGGTGGGCGACCCCTACACGCCGGAGAACGTCCGCGGGCAGATCAAGATCCTGTACGATACCGGCTACTTCGAGGACGTTCAGGTCGAGACGGAATCCGTGGCGGAGGGCATCGGACTCACGTTCCTGGTGCGCGAGAAACCGTTCATCACGGAGATCGTCTTCGACGGGAACGAGGAGCTGAGCGACGACAAGCTGAAGGAAAAGATCACCATCAAGAACCAGGCGTTCCTCGACCAGCAACAGGCCAAGGAGAGCGCCGAGAAGGTTCGCTTGGCGTACCAGGAAGACGGGTTCTTCGATTGCCAAGTCATCCCTGTCGTGCAGACCCTCGACGAAGATCGCAAGCGGCTGACGTTCTTCGTCAAGGAGGGCGAGAAGGCCAAAGTGAAGACGGTGAACTTCGAGGGGCTGCGCGCGGCGACCAAGGACGAGATGTTCAAAGTGATGGCGACCCGGGAATGGGTGCCCTGGTACGGTCTGGTCACCCAGCTCAAGCTGCCGTCCTTTGTCTCCGATGCCGGGGTGCTGAAGCGCGAGGAAATGAACAACGACGTCGAGCGCATCAAGGAGATCCTGCTCAACCGCGGCTATCTCAACGCCCAGGTCGGCCTGCCGGCGGTCGAGCTGAGCGAGGACAAGAAATGGTTCAACGTGACCTATCCCATCGTCGAAGGGGAACCGTTCACGGTGGCTGAGGTTGCGTTCCGCGGCAACACGGTGTTCGAGGAGCCGGAGCTGCGCGAGAAACTGAAAATCAAAGAGGGGGAAATTTTCCAGCGCCAGAAGATCCGGGACGAGGTCACCCGGCTGACCGACTTGTACGGCAGCAAGGGCTACGCCTTCGCCGACGTCGTGCCCAACGTCACGCCAAGACCGGAAGAACGGACCGCCGTCATCACCCTGAACATCAGGGAAGGCGAGATGATGCGGATCCGGCAAATCAACATCAACGGCAACGAGAAGACCAAGGACAACGTCATCCGGCGCGAGCTGCGCGTGGACGAGCAGGACGTCATCGACACACCGTCTCTCAAGCGCAGTTTCCAGCGGCTGAATAACCTCAATTTCTTCGAGACCGTCGAAATCCTGCCCCAGCAGGTGGACGCGGATAAGGTGGACCTCAACGTGCGGGTCAAGGAGAAGGCGACGGGGCAGTTCAGCGTCGGCGGCGGGTTCAGCACCCTGGACCGGCTGGTGGCCATCGCCGACATCACCGAAGGCAACATCGGCGGCAACGGCTGGATGGGCCGAATCCGCGGCCAGCTCGGCCAGCAGCGCACCCTCGGCCTGATCACCTTCCGGAATCCGTACCTGAACGATTCACTTACGTCCATGCAGCTGGACGTCTTCCGGAGCATGACGAACTACATCACCTATTTCGAGCGAAAGGCCGGTGCGAGCATCACGTTCGGCCGGTGGCTCTCGGAGTACGTGACGGGGAGCTTCAGTCTCGTGGCGGAGCAGCTCAATTTCAGCGATCCGATCGCCGGCGCCCCGGAAGTGGTGCTGCAGCAGTTGGGGACCCAGACGACGACGGGGTTCCGCACCTCGCTCGCGCGGGATACCAGAGACTACTATCTCGATCCGCGAACCGGATGGCGCACGAGCGTCGGCTTCGACCTGGGTACGCCGTACCTGGGCGGCACCAACAATTTCATCAAGTACTTCGTGGATGTGATTAAATACACCCCGTTGCCGATGGACACGCGATTCTCCTTCCGTGCGCGGTACGGCGCCGCCGAGGGGCTCCACGGCAAGCCTGTTCCGCTGACGGAGCTCTTCTTCGTCGGAGGCATCAACACGATGCGCGGTTTTGTGTTCGGCCGGGCGGGACCCGTGACCGAAAGCGGATCGCTCTTGGGCGCCGCACGCGAGCTGATTTTTAACAACGACTTCATTTTCACGATCTCGTCGGAGGCCAAGCTGAACGGCGTCATCTTTTTCGACTATGGAAAAGGGTTTGCCGCCGGCGAACAGGTGTCGTTCGATCTCCGGCCTGCCGCAGGCCTCGAAGGGCGGTGGATCTCGCCGTTCGGCCCGCTACGCGCGGCCTACGGCATCAATCTCGATCCCAGGCCGGGCGAGCGCAAGGGAGTGTTTGAGTTCACCATCGGCTCTCTATTCTAG